The Rosa rugosa chromosome 1, drRosRugo1.1, whole genome shotgun sequence genomic sequence ttttgtgtttggtttggcTCAGATGATTCTAGCTAGATCTCTATGTGACTTGACTACTTAGTCTGTTTTGAGAATAATTGTTTTGGTGATGCTTTTTCGTTGTTGTAGCAGATGAGTAATTCGGCCGAGGCTGGATCTCATCTTGTTGTGTTTGAAAATATTGGAGTGtttgttgtgattttggtttttgtaaaaaaaaaaaaaaaaaaaaaaagaagaggagtACACTTTACTAAGCCAAGTCAGTAGATCCGGAgaggttgaggctgagctcaagggaaatacGAGAGCCACCATTGTAGCCGCCCCAACCACTGAAATAGTGGACATCGccgctacctctctcggaagtagtcttcttGTTGCCAGAGATGTCTTCACTATGCATGGGGAGCAGTggaagagtttcaatctcctggtgatcatCTCCTCGCTGTTCCATGacagtagaactagttgatccaaaatttaaattaatGGATCCACCAACACCAGTAGAGCTAGTTGACCCAAAGTtaagattaatggatctaccaacAAGCCCTAATCTTTGCTTGGGCACTGGAAAAttcgaagtggacctcttcttcagTTTCTCCCAAGCCTTGTGGTTCGGGAACCAATAAAAGACGTTCTTGCCCTCCATCTCTCCATATCGTCTCAGCTGGAGAGTGATCCTCTGAACCTGTTCTGCAGTTGGAGACTTAACACccttgttgtagaaaagctcattgaggattcttagctgatctgtagtgggagtcaATCGGGTACTACTCCTCCCGCAATACaggttagcactactcccggctgcttggttgcttcctccatcctcgattggTTGCTGGGTTATAGGTTgattggttgctgggtttgtagttTCATTGGTTGCAGGGTTTGTGGGTTCATTGGTTGCTGAGTTTGTCGTTCCATTTGGTGAAGGATTGAGAGAATATGAGAATTGAAGAAACGATGATGATGAGTGGTTGAGAGAGAGATTGCTGTTAGAGGGATTGGAGCTGATGAAATGGTGTTGGGTTGGAGATTTGAGTTTACCAGGAAGAGGAAGAGATTTGAGTTATTAGGTGGAAGAAGAGATCTAGATTATGGTGTAGAGGAAGAGTTAGATTTGATTAGTCGACGAAAGAGTCAAAAGTAGTGTCAGAAAAGTAGAGTAAATAGGGGAAAAGGAAGGTTAATTGTCGCGTGTGGAGCGCGTGGGGGAAACGAACGGTTGTTGAGGAGGTGAGTCAGACAAGCACTAGCCGAAAGCATTTTTGGATTTCGTGAGTCTCGAGAAAAACAATCGTGGCACATGGAGTGTGCCGACAGTTTgttttattctatcgcttatgatagaataaataaaagaattgtaAGGACAAcagcgagagcagctggtgctctagtggttgagagcaaagctcttgtacatgaggtctgaggttcgaaacttgcctctcttttattttgattatgttcgcttatgacataataagtttTATATTTGTACATATTATAATAAGGatagcttgtgctccagtggttgggagtaGAGCTTTCtcgcagcaggttaaggtttcgaaccttgcctcctacaaagtttttatgtttttgtataTGCctcggtatgtatacgtataaaCGGTCTGTACGAattgcatacgtatatacagtcgGTACGGTATACAGACTgtatgtacggtatgtatatgtatgtaaagTCGATACGATATACCGACGGTATGTAAaacttcataccgtagccgagttGAAAGTTGGTGGGTCGAGTTTTTAGCCCAAATTGGTTCGTGCCGGTTAGCCAAACAGTACGGTTGAGCCGAGCcgagctgaaagttggtgggccgagttTTTagcccaaattggtttgggcctaTTCAAAATGCAGTTGGTTCGGCCCAAATGgtcagccctagtgcttagcccaaggattgagcaagctcaagccaTCATCACTGGGTGTGAACGCGTGCTAGTGGACCCTCCTagagcccacaagaaggccCAAGTGGCCCATTTGAATAAGAAGAACTTGTGGAGGTGTTTAACTTTtataaattttgattttggaaaCAATAACAATGTGACGACCCGTGTGGtgatctaggtgatgatctatgtgatcgATCATGGCACGAGTGAGGTACATACAAATATGACATTTGTTGTCGAACCTGTTCGTATTTTGGATAGGACGACAAAGCAACTTAGAAGGAAGGAAGTTAATTTGGTTAAAATATTGTGGAGTCACCATGACAAGGATGATGCTTCTTGGGAATTGGAGTCGGATATGAGAGAGAAGTACCAGCAGTTGTTTGTTGATCAGTAAGcgtgaatttcgggacgaaattcctttaaggatgGTAGATTGTAAAGACCCGAATTTTCATTAaataaatttttgaaattcaataATATTTCGGATATttgaattatgaatttttgagaCTATTCGTAAGTCGTTGGGCGAGATTCAGTTTCGAATCGATTTTTATCTTGAAACGAACGATATTTAGAGGGAGGTCGTGagaattgactttttatacttacataatttgggaaaactttcttcatgaaagttgaaGAACACGTCGATACGAATTCGTGCAAATGTGGAACatattattcggagttcgtatgaattaaatacgaatatttgaaaagtTGGGAAACTtctataaatattaaaaatttctggaattttcaGAAAATCCCAAAAATTCCTTAATTCCTATTTTTTTTCTCCCcggtctctctcttctctctcctctcccccgacctttttctcttctttctgggttttcttcttcCGCCAGCAGCGCCaccttccggccacctcaagccACCCCCAAGGTGTCCACAGCTTCGCCTCGAGGTCACCTAACCACTGGACGAGACCACTTCCTCCGGAACGGCTTTAAATCGGGCAGAACGAGCAGCGAACTTTGAACTGAAAAAAGGTCAACGCCGTTTTTCTTCCACCTCCGGtcaccaaaactcacgatcaTTAGCTCCCTGAATTCGCCTTAACCTTCTAATCATGCTCCAAGAAGGATCACACCTGATGTGAAGGATTttacgttcgtcggagctcaaccctccaaaattgaaaaataacctttcgatccggatatctcgagcAACAGACCACATCTTCCTGTGATtattgaaccagtgagttcggcTTGAGTTTGtgaacaactctctagaagggatcgaaacctgaaattgaagtttttacgtcaaAATCAAGCCTTGTCGGTTTCTGCAAATtatcgccggattctggaaattttccggccacctcgactgttttaggtaatttcgaccacttccggtcattttgagcttacatggtagttatgaaagttgttaagcttgTTGAGATAAAGAGAAgtagcccggccccgacacc encodes the following:
- the LOC133724739 gene encoding uncharacterized protein LOC133724739, producing MEGKNVFYWFPNHKAWEKLKKRSTSNFPVPKQRLGLVGRSINLNFGSTSSTGVGGSINLNFGSTSSTVMEQRGDDHQEIETLPLLPMHSEDISGNKKTTSERGSGDVHYFSGWGGYNGGSRISLELSLNLSGSTDLA